In Clostridia bacterium, the following are encoded in one genomic region:
- a CDS encoding ImmA/IrrE family metallo-endopeptidase, with protein sequence MYFDENGNIVKFVPKHDLENIINAKIKQLNLCPPILSIDIIRNTSDLDLELIEFETYKIGGILVKKTGTSSIAINSLHSRHSQNFIGMHELIHYWFHPCDTHLCKEFYKNSEGYEFQANYMAAAALMPKDLFIEKYYQYSGFTDKLSNEFYVSPKAVEIRISNLKQDIDNAFSKYIKQLTKEDNLKEIFRIANKAIF encoded by the coding sequence ATGTATTTTGATGAGAACGGCAATATTGTTAAATTCGTACCAAAACATGATCTTGAAAACATAATCAACGCTAAAATAAAGCAACTAAATTTATGCCCGCCTATTTTATCAATAGATATTATCAGAAATACATCAGACTTAGACCTTGAGCTAATTGAATTTGAAACATACAAAATTGGCGGGATTCTTGTTAAAAAAACAGGGACAAGCAGTATAGCAATAAATTCCTTGCATAGCCGGCATTCCCAAAATTTTATAGGTATGCACGAATTAATTCATTATTGGTTTCATCCTTGCGACACACATTTGTGCAAAGAGTTTTACAAAAACTCTGAAGGATATGAATTTCAAGCTAATTATATGGCTGCTGCTGCTCTTATGCCAAAAGATTTATTTATTGAAAAATATTATCAATACAGTGGATTTACAGACAAACTTTCAAATGAATTTTATGTAAGTCCTAAAGCTGTAGAGATAAGAATATCAAATTTAAAGCAAGATATAGACAATGCATTTAGTAAATACATTAAGCAACTTACGAAGGAAGATAACTTAAAAGAAATTTTTAGAATAGCTAACAAGGCTATTTTTTAA
- a CDS encoding helix-turn-helix domain-containing protein, translated as MNLGKKLKDLREERKLSQTELSKQLNISQKSLSNYELDQREMDYETLKRISDFFSVSIDWLLGKSEYRNEEELLEQAYFNKLKTKYDATEKDIALALDFIKRAKQK; from the coding sequence ATGAACCTTGGTAAAAAATTAAAAGATTTAAGAGAAGAAAGGAAGTTGTCACAGACAGAACTATCTAAACAATTAAATATAAGTCAAAAATCGTTGTCTAATTATGAGTTAGACCAAAGAGAAATGGACTATGAGACTTTAAAAAGAATATCGGATTTTTTTAGTGTTTCAATTGATTGGCTTCTTGGGAAAAGTGAATATAGAAATGAAGAAGAATTATTAGAGCAAGCATATTTCAATAAGCTTAAAACTAAATACGATGCCACAGAAAAAGACATAGCTTTAGCATTAGACTTTATAAAAAGAGCAAAACAAAAGTAG
- a CDS encoding helix-turn-helix domain-containing protein, which produces MENIMTLEQAANYLKLAPRKLAIMARKNEIPNKKVGQKRLFVKELIDEWLKTA; this is translated from the coding sequence ATGGAAAACATTATGACTCTTGAACAGGCAGCAAACTATTTAAAACTAGCCCCGAGAAAACTTGCGATTATGGCAAGAAAAAATGAAATACCAAATAAAAAAGTCGGTCAAAAACGCTTGTTTGTAAAAGAACTTATCGACGAATGGTTAAAAACAGCTTAA
- a CDS encoding Rha family transcriptional regulator: MTSIIPFNKMTSMEIAEVTGKLHHHIIRDIKDEIEKLELAGISTETKFGLSERQDSTGRSIPYYELTKEGVLQLAARYDAVVRAKLIELAMRQDQLPQPMSQIQILQQAINVMAEQDKRISLVQQEVSNVESRLNKSIEILTEKVERDWKDKINAKINEICARCNFSYQAFRGDLYAELEQAASCNLNTRQKHMRGRMEKAGATYKERQAITKIHVIESDNTLKQIFESIVNKYILKYSD; encoded by the coding sequence ATGACAAGTATAATACCATTTAACAAAATGACATCAATGGAAATTGCAGAAGTTACAGGTAAATTGCATCACCATATTATAAGGGACATAAAGGACGAAATAGAAAAACTAGAATTAGCAGGAATTTCTACTGAAACCAAATTTGGTTTGAGTGAAAGACAAGATTCAACCGGCAGGTCAATCCCATACTACGAACTTACAAAAGAAGGTGTACTTCAATTAGCTGCCAGATATGATGCAGTAGTAAGAGCAAAGTTAATCGAATTGGCAATGAGACAAGATCAGTTACCGCAGCCAATGTCTCAGATACAAATTCTTCAACAGGCTATTAATGTAATGGCAGAGCAGGATAAGAGAATTAGTTTGGTTCAGCAGGAAGTATCTAACGTAGAGTCAAGGCTCAACAAATCTATTGAGATATTAACTGAAAAAGTTGAAAGAGACTGGAAAGACAAAATTAATGCAAAAATTAATGAAATATGTGCAAGATGCAATTTTAGTTACCAGGCATTTCGTGGTGACCTATACGCAGAACTAGAACAAGCTGCAAGTTGTAACCTTAATACTCGTCAGAAGCACATGAGGGGAAGAATGGAAAAGGCCGGAGCTACTTACAAAGAACGTCAGGCCATAACCAAGATACATGTTATAGAGTCTGACAATACCTTGAAGCAAATCTTTGAAAGCATAGTTAATAAGTATATTTTGAAGTATTCGGACTAA
- a CDS encoding helix-turn-helix domain-containing protein, which produces MNEYPDIMNSKQACKYLSIGMNSLYQLVATGRIKPFKVGRKLLFSKERLKQMVSEGA; this is translated from the coding sequence ATGAATGAATATCCAGACATAATGAACAGTAAACAAGCATGTAAATACCTCAGTATAGGAATGAATTCTTTATATCAATTAGTTGCTACAGGTCGCATCAAACCATTCAAGGTAGGTCGTAAGCTTCTATTTAGCAAGGAAAGACTTAAGCAAATGGTAAGCGAAGGTGCCTAA